A stretch of Equus przewalskii isolate Varuska chromosome 11, EquPr2, whole genome shotgun sequence DNA encodes these proteins:
- the LOC139074595 gene encoding olfactory receptor 10W1-like, translating into MAWENRSLLMEFVFLGYPSNPEVCILFFLGVSLAYTLIICGHVLILVAIQTEARLHTPMYYFLGSLSAVEICYTAVVVPHILANILQPEKTITLLGCATQMIFFIGLGSADCFLLAAMAYDRYVAICHPLQYPLIMTLTLCIHLVVASVVIGLFLSLQLVAFIFSLPFCRAQSIEHFFCDVPPVMHLVCANSHIHEQSVLVAATLAVAAPFFLITTSYAFIMVAVLKIHSAAGRHQAFSTCSSHLTVVLLQYGCCAFMYLRPNSIYYPKQDQFISLVYTLGTPLLNPLIYTLRNSEIKGILGRCLTRNYLFQNN; encoded by the coding sequence ATGGCCTGGGAAAATCGCTCACTGTTGATGGAATTCGTGTTCCTGGGCTATCCCTCCAACCCAGAGGTGTGTATACTGTTCTTCCTTGGAGTCAGCCTGGCCTATACATTGATCATCTGTGGGCATGTCCTCATCTTGGTGGCCATCCAGACAGAAGCACGCCTACACACACCCATGTACTATTTCCTGGGCAGCCTCTCAGCAGTAGAAATATGCTACACTGCTGTGGTGGTGCCTCATATCCTGGCCAACATCCTTCAGCCAGAGAAGACCATCACCCTCCTGGGCTGTGCCACTCAGATGATTTTCTTCATAGGACTTGGCAGTGCCGATTGCTTCCTCTTGGCTGCCATGGCTTATGACCGGTATGTTGCTATTTGCCACCCTTTGCAGTACCCTCTCATCATGACTTTAACTCTTTGCATTCATTTGGTTGTGGCCTCTGTGGTCATTGGCTTGTTCCTCTCCTTACAACTTGTGGCCTTCATCTTCTCTCTGCCATTCTGCCGGGCTCAGAGCATTGAGCACTTCTTTTGTGATGTGCCACCAGTGATGCATCTTGTTTGTGCCAACAGCCACATCCATGAGCAATCGGTGCTGGTGGCAGCCACACTAGCTGTTGCTGCACCTTTCTTCCTCATTACCACCTCCTACGCCTTCATTATGGTCGCTGTGCTCAAGATCCACTCAGCAGCTGGCCGCCACCAGGCTTTCTCCACCTGTTCCTCCCACCTCACTGTGGTCCTGCTTCAGTATGGCTGTTGTGCCTTCATGTACCTGCGTCCCAACTCCATCTACTACCCCAAGCAAGATCAGTTCATCTCGCTGGTATACACATTGGGAACTCCACTGCTCAATCCACTTATCTACACCCTGAGGA